One Chitinophagales bacterium DNA segment encodes these proteins:
- a CDS encoding TonB-dependent receptor: MKKIYALVVSGLLFCTGSYAQTGELQGKVFDQVSKEGIPFANIVLEMNGSQKGFGETDDNGRYTIKPVNPGTYDIKISYLGYRPKVVTGVIVNSDRITFQDIPMESSVETLPDIVVSTQKLVEPDKTTTGSTITKDEIANIATRDTRNYASLTAGVFQRDDEDALNIGGARDYSTKYYIDGIAVRSGGSVSLPASAIEQLTVLTGGIPARYGDATGGIINITTRGPSERYAGGVELVTSEFLDGYGYDLVNFNLSGPLFVANKGTDSSNAKIGFFITGEYEHNKDSDPSAVGMYKVKDDVLADLQANPLTPSPTSSGYVPSASFLNADDIEEIKYKQNVADNNYRFSGKLDFQLSKFVTLTVGGDFNVSNYYSFNLNRSLINATEGNTYFNDNTYRGYVRFTQRFASGGYGEKKSASVFQNAYYSIQADYSKFYRKYQDKSLGFDPFAYGYVGKFETFRQPIYSYGQDSVSGLTGWLLAGYQDTLVTFQPGTQQPLLSNYTSQYYDLVGNNPDGNYNSLFDILNGGGLLNGILPTSTLTVYSMFLNTGYPVGGYGLRDNDQLRLSLNASVDIINVKKGDKGRHALEFGFEYEQRVDRNYSVSPLGLWSLARQLTNQHIATLDTKNPLPVYDDFGVFLDTINYNRLFVADEQAFFDKSLREALGLNVSGLDYVDIDALDPSTLNLGMFSPDELLNNGNYLVYTAGYDYLGNKLKSQPSYDDFFNQKDENGNYARLSPAFRPIYSSAYIQDKFNFRDLIFNIGLRVDRFDANQKVLKDKYSLYPIRSAAEVSEFGAHPASIGSDYAVYVNDLANPSQIVGYRDGDTWYNAEGTEVSDPGSIAKASTTGGITPYLVSTDVDNLSLTAESFEDYTPQFTVMPRIAFSFPISDEALFFAHYDVLSQRPQGGTGSTPSGNALIATPLQYYFLQQLNTDNVMANPALKPEKTIDYQVGFKQALGAISAITISGTYRELKDMIQVQKVAYAYPVEYRTFGNSDFGTVKSLQVTYELRRIKNVKLDANYTLQFADGTGSDITSGLNLVGSGQPNLRTLIPFSYDQRHAFTASIDYRYGEGRSYNGPVVGKNSTAILSNTGLNLIFRAGSGTPYTRQATPTPDALFGVQTNSSLLGSVNGSRLPWSIKLDAKIDKDFKLGKEDKTYYVNVYLLVQNLLNTANIVSVYGYTGNPDDDGYIDSATGQQAVQTQIDPASFTYLYGLKINNPGNYSQPRRIHLGVQFNF; the protein is encoded by the coding sequence ATGAAAAAAATCTACGCGCTCGTCGTATCAGGCTTACTTTTTTGCACCGGTAGCTATGCTCAGACTGGTGAACTGCAAGGGAAAGTATTTGACCAGGTATCTAAAGAAGGGATTCCATTTGCCAATATCGTTCTTGAAATGAACGGCTCACAAAAGGGTTTTGGGGAAACGGATGATAATGGACGATATACCATTAAGCCGGTGAATCCGGGTACTTATGATATTAAAATCTCCTATCTTGGATATCGGCCCAAAGTGGTTACAGGCGTAATTGTAAATTCCGACAGGATCACTTTCCAGGATATCCCAATGGAGTCGAGCGTGGAAACATTGCCTGATATTGTTGTTTCAACACAAAAGCTTGTAGAGCCTGATAAAACAACCACCGGCAGCACGATCACTAAGGATGAAATTGCAAACATTGCAACCCGCGATACGCGAAACTATGCTTCACTCACTGCCGGCGTTTTTCAAAGAGATGATGAGGATGCGCTCAACATCGGCGGTGCTCGGGACTATTCCACCAAATACTATATCGATGGAATTGCCGTGCGCAGTGGTGGTTCGGTATCATTACCTGCCAGTGCCATTGAGCAGCTCACTGTGTTAACAGGTGGTATTCCTGCACGTTATGGCGATGCAACAGGCGGTATTATTAACATTACAACCAGAGGTCCTTCCGAACGGTATGCAGGCGGTGTGGAACTGGTGACATCAGAATTCCTTGATGGCTATGGGTATGACCTGGTGAATTTTAATTTATCGGGACCCTTATTTGTTGCCAACAAGGGTACCGATTCATCCAATGCCAAAATCGGTTTCTTTATAACCGGTGAATATGAACATAATAAGGATTCTGATCCTTCTGCAGTTGGAATGTATAAGGTAAAAGACGATGTGCTCGCTGACTTGCAGGCTAACCCGCTTACTCCTTCTCCTACATCGTCAGGCTATGTGCCTTCAGCCTCATTTCTCAATGCTGATGATATTGAAGAAATCAAATACAAACAAAATGTTGCGGATAACAACTACCGTTTTTCCGGCAAACTGGATTTTCAGCTGAGCAAGTTTGTTACGTTAACGGTTGGTGGTGATTTCAACGTGTCGAACTATTACAGCTTTAACCTTAACCGTTCATTGATTAATGCAACGGAAGGTAATACTTACTTCAACGATAACACTTACAGGGGATATGTCCGCTTCACGCAACGCTTTGCCTCAGGCGGATACGGCGAGAAAAAGAGTGCTTCGGTTTTTCAGAATGCTTATTATTCTATTCAGGCAGATTACAGTAAATTTTATCGCAAATACCAGGATAAGTCACTTGGATTTGATCCGTTTGCTTACGGCTATGTTGGTAAGTTTGAAACATTCCGCCAGCCAATTTATAGTTATGGCCAGGATTCTGTTTCCGGGCTTACCGGTTGGTTGCTTGCAGGCTACCAGGATACGCTCGTTACCTTTCAACCGGGAACCCAGCAACCTTTACTGAGTAATTACACTTCACAGTATTATGACCTGGTTGGCAATAATCCGGATGGCAATTACAACAGCTTGTTCGATATTCTTAATGGCGGCGGTCTGCTGAATGGTATACTTCCTACCAGCACGCTGACTGTTTATTCGATGTTCCTGAATACAGGTTACCCTGTGGGTGGTTACGGTCTCAGAGATAATGATCAGTTACGATTATCACTGAATGCTTCAGTAGATATCATCAATGTGAAGAAAGGGGACAAGGGCCGCCATGCACTTGAATTTGGATTTGAATATGAGCAACGGGTTGACAGAAACTATTCCGTATCACCGCTTGGTTTATGGAGTCTGGCCCGTCAGTTGACCAATCAGCATATCGCAACCCTCGATACGAAGAACCCCTTGCCTGTATATGATGACTTCGGTGTTTTTCTTGATACTATAAATTATAACCGCTTGTTTGTTGCTGATGAACAGGCATTTTTTGACAAGTCGCTGCGTGAAGCACTGGGATTGAATGTTTCAGGTCTTGATTATGTTGACATCGATGCACTGGATCCCAGTACGCTTAATCTTGGCATGTTCAGCCCTGATGAATTGCTGAATAATGGTAATTATCTCGTTTACACGGCAGGTTACGATTATCTTGGCAATAAACTGAAGAGTCAGCCAAGCTATGATGATTTCTTTAATCAGAAAGATGAGAATGGTAACTATGCCAGGCTATCTCCCGCATTCCGGCCAATCTATTCGTCTGCCTATATACAGGATAAGTTCAACTTCCGTGATCTTATTTTCAATATCGGGTTAAGGGTTGACCGCTTTGATGCCAATCAAAAGGTATTGAAGGATAAATATTCGCTTTATCCGATACGTTCTGCGGCAGAGGTTTCTGAATTCGGCGCTCATCCGGCTTCGATCGGCAGTGATTACGCTGTTTATGTGAATGACCTTGCCAATCCGTCTCAGATAGTTGGTTACCGTGACGGAGATACTTGGTATAATGCTGAGGGTACCGAAGTCAGCGATCCCGGATCAATCGCCAAGGCTTCAACAACAGGTGGAATCACACCTTACCTCGTTAGTACAGATGTAGATAACCTTTCATTGACTGCTGAGTCATTTGAGGATTACACCCCGCAGTTTACGGTAATGCCGCGTATCGCATTTTCTTTCCCTATTTCTGATGAAGCATTGTTTTTCGCGCATTATGATGTGTTGTCACAGCGTCCGCAAGGTGGCACCGGTTCAACCCCTTCCGGTAATGCGCTTATTGCTACGCCATTGCAATATTATTTTCTGCAGCAGCTCAATACAGACAATGTAATGGCTAATCCTGCTTTGAAGCCTGAAAAAACGATTGATTACCAGGTGGGATTCAAGCAAGCTTTGGGTGCTATTTCTGCCATTACCATTTCAGGTACTTATCGCGAATTGAAAGACATGATACAAGTGCAGAAAGTAGCTTATGCTTATCCTGTTGAATACAGAACTTTTGGCAACTCAGATTTCGGCACCGTTAAATCGCTGCAGGTTACTTATGAGCTGCGCCGTATTAAAAATGTAAAACTTGATGCAAACTACACGCTGCAATTTGCAGATGGTACCGGCTCTGATATCACATCAGGCCTTAACCTGGTAGGATCCGGTCAGCCCAATCTTCGTACACTGATTCCTTTCAGCTACGATCAGCGTCACGCCTTTACCGCTTCTATTGATTACCGTTATGGAGAAGGAAGAAGTTATAACGGGCCCGTAGTTGGTAAAAACAGCACGGCCATCCTTTCCAATACAGGGCTTAACCTTATTTTCCGTGCCGGCTCAGGAACTCCTTATACCCGCCAGGCTACGCCTACACCTGATGCATTGTTTGGTGTGCAAACAAACTCTTCCTTATTAGGAAGTGTGAACGGGTCACGTTTACCATGGTCAATTAAACTGGATGCAAAAATCGACAAGGATTTCAAACTCGGCAAAGAAGATAAAACATACTATGTAAATGTTTATCTCCTGGTACAGAACCTGTTGAATACTGCGAATATTGTTTCTGTTTATGGATATACCGGCAATCCTGATGATGATGGTTACATTGATTCTGCAACTGGTCAGCAAGCCGTTCAGACACAGATTGATCCTGCCAGTTTTACTTACCTGTACGGACTGAAGATTAATAACCCGGGCAATTACAGTCAGCCGCGCAGGATTCACTTAGGTGTACAATTCAATTTCTAA
- a CDS encoding HIT family protein, with protein MPSIFTRIINREIPAYIVAEDDKFIAFLDVFPLAVGHVLVVPKNETDYLFDLDDDQLSGIMLFAKMVAGALRKSVTCKRVGVAVIGLEVPHAHIHLVPLQQIDDINFSRPKLKSEEAKLAETAAAIRSNMPQ; from the coding sequence ATGCCCAGCATATTCACCCGCATCATCAATCGTGAAATACCGGCATATATCGTTGCGGAAGATGATAAATTTATTGCCTTTCTCGATGTTTTCCCATTAGCAGTAGGACATGTGCTGGTGGTACCCAAAAATGAAACAGATTACCTCTTTGATCTGGATGATGATCAACTGTCAGGCATTATGTTATTTGCCAAAATGGTGGCTGGTGCACTTCGTAAATCAGTTACATGCAAACGGGTTGGGGTGGCAGTCATCGGCCTGGAAGTACCACATGCACATATTCATCTTGTTCCGTTGCAGCAGATAGATGATATCAATTTCAGCCGGCCAAAGCTAAAATCAGAAGAAGCAAAACTTGCTGAAACAGCAGCAGCCATTCGCTCCAACATGCCGCAATAA
- a CDS encoding S8 family peptidase has translation MIRKQIILLALIVNCCNLQETIGQNIGDAASKISPSIASLLPLNDSLEFIVVMNQHADISAVGDIHGKESKAMFVYQSLSDMAATSQKSLQKELDAEGIYYHPFWIVNAMLVRGKASLVWQLAARPDVKSVLSNASLHIAQPLPGNPRTERDLVIPWGIDSIHAPEVWALGYEGEGAVIGGEDTGYDWEHPAIKNQYRGWDGVTVDHNYNWHDAIHAVDIHNYGDNPCGINLTEPCDDYGHGTHTMGTMAGEDGVLKIGVAPKAKWIGERNMERGWGNLSGYLESFEWFMAPTDLAGLNPDVTKAPHVINNSWYCSVEEGCDANNFSLMEEVVNNVKSSGIVVVASAGNDGPGCNTIMFPPALFENSFTTGAVDFLLNAAEFSSRGNAFNNGNAFLKPDVAAPGVDVLSCIPDNQYAFFSGTSMAGPHVAGTVALMISANPALAGEVDQIENILRQTAKPLTTFDGCAGDAATAVPNNTFGFGIIDALAAVQKSLLATSLTAVEQQNACIKVFQSVTGDNLTIKIYGNANSATFQLFSVQGQKVTDRFFTGGSAFFQLSSIAPGIYVYHIQAGASVSSGKIIRF, from the coding sequence ATGATAAGAAAACAAATAATACTGCTGGCACTGATTGTCAATTGCTGCAATCTGCAGGAAACTATCGGGCAAAATATTGGTGACGCCGCATCAAAAATCAGCCCTTCAATAGCCTCCTTACTTCCTCTCAACGATTCATTGGAGTTTATTGTCGTAATGAATCAACATGCTGATATCAGCGCCGTGGGTGATATTCATGGGAAAGAATCAAAAGCAATGTTTGTTTACCAATCGCTAAGTGATATGGCTGCCACTTCGCAAAAATCATTACAAAAAGAATTGGATGCCGAAGGCATATACTATCATCCATTCTGGATCGTGAACGCAATGCTTGTGCGCGGCAAGGCATCACTAGTCTGGCAACTTGCTGCAAGACCTGATGTGAAGTCTGTTCTTTCTAATGCCTCCTTACATATTGCCCAGCCGTTACCGGGCAATCCAAGAACAGAACGCGATCTCGTGATTCCATGGGGTATTGACAGTATACATGCACCTGAAGTCTGGGCTTTGGGTTACGAGGGTGAAGGTGCTGTTATTGGCGGAGAAGATACCGGCTATGACTGGGAACATCCGGCTATTAAGAATCAGTATCGCGGCTGGGATGGCGTAACTGTGGATCACAATTACAACTGGCATGATGCTATTCATGCCGTTGACATCCACAACTATGGAGATAATCCGTGCGGGATCAATTTGACAGAGCCATGCGATGATTATGGCCATGGAACACATACCATGGGCACGATGGCCGGAGAAGACGGTGTCCTGAAAATAGGTGTGGCCCCTAAAGCAAAATGGATTGGTGAAAGGAATATGGAAAGAGGCTGGGGGAACCTTTCAGGATACCTTGAAAGCTTTGAATGGTTCATGGCGCCTACGGATCTTGCAGGCCTTAATCCTGATGTAACAAAAGCTCCGCATGTCATTAATAATTCATGGTATTGTTCGGTTGAAGAAGGTTGTGATGCAAACAATTTTTCATTGATGGAAGAAGTGGTAAACAATGTCAAATCATCTGGCATAGTGGTGGTCGCTTCAGCAGGCAATGATGGTCCGGGCTGCAATACGATTATGTTTCCTCCTGCCCTGTTCGAAAACAGTTTCACTACAGGCGCTGTTGATTTTTTGTTGAATGCTGCCGAATTCAGCAGCAGGGGCAATGCCTTTAATAATGGCAATGCATTTTTAAAGCCTGATGTTGCCGCTCCGGGCGTAGATGTTTTGTCATGCATACCGGATAATCAGTACGCATTCTTCAGCGGAACAAGTATGGCGGGACCCCATGTAGCCGGTACTGTAGCTTTAATGATTTCCGCTAACCCGGCGCTTGCAGGTGAAGTTGATCAGATAGAAAATATTTTACGGCAAACCGCCAAACCACTTACCACGTTTGATGGCTGTGCCGGTGATGCAGCTACTGCTGTTCCGAATAACACCTTTGGCTTTGGAATTATTGATGCCCTGGCGGCTGTTCAAAAATCGCTGCTTGCCACTTCATTGACAGCTGTGGAACAGCAGAATGCCTGCATTAAAGTATTTCAATCTGTCACAGGAGATAACCTGACAATCAAAATTTACGGCAATGCAAATTCAGCGACCTTCCAGTTATTTAGCGTTCAAGGTCAGAAAGTCACAGATCGCTTCTTCACGGGCGGTTCAGCTTTTTTTCAACTCTCATCGATAGCACCTGGAATTTATGTTTACCATATACAGGCAGGGGCATCTGTTTCCTCAGGTAAGATCATCCGGTTTTAG
- a CDS encoding VOC family protein, giving the protein MTSKENSLNWFEIAVDDMARAKKFYETIFGIEMPVETIMEMEMAYFPAEPGNGKASGALVKSSMHKPSTDGVKIYLNGNPDLALALGKVESSGGKIIMPKTQITPEIGYMAFLLDTEGNAIALHSQK; this is encoded by the coding sequence ATGACTTCAAAAGAAAATAGTCTCAACTGGTTTGAAATTGCAGTTGATGATATGGCGAGAGCCAAAAAATTCTATGAAACCATCTTTGGCATAGAAATGCCTGTAGAAACTATTATGGAAATGGAGATGGCCTATTTCCCTGCTGAACCAGGTAATGGAAAAGCTTCCGGAGCATTGGTGAAAAGCAGTATGCACAAACCAAGTACTGATGGCGTCAAAATATACCTGAATGGCAATCCTGACCTAGCTTTGGCATTGGGGAAGGTTGAATCTTCGGGAGGGAAAATTATTATGCCCAAGACGCAAATAACGCCGGAAATTGGTTACATGGCATTCTTACTGGACACAGAAGGAAATGCCATTGCACTGCATTCGCAAAAATAA
- a CDS encoding PorV/PorQ family protein: MNKPLKLILILWMAAFSAMAGNKDRQGEAGASELLINPWARSSGWDGLNTACVHGIEALNLNVAGLAFTKKTELVFSHTNWLGGTGISFNTLGFSQSLGKSGGVLGLSIMSIDFGEIPITTTSSPEGGLGDFSPQFFNGALAYSKVFSNSIYGGFALRVISESLADVGAIGVAFDAGIQYVTGPQSDPTKVKFGIALRNVGAPMKFGGDGLTFRGESPGGNYSMTLEQRSKGYELPSLLNIGGSYDFKFGATGKPNHRLTVAANFTSHSFTQDQFGGGLEYAFKEMIMIRGGYNYQGGLSDPDKRVTALTGFSGGLTFEMPVSSNGAAIGIDYSYRTSNPFDGTHAIGIRMNL, from the coding sequence ATGAATAAACCTCTAAAGCTTATTTTGATTTTATGGATGGCGGCATTCTCTGCTATGGCCGGAAATAAAGATCGTCAGGGTGAAGCCGGTGCATCAGAGTTACTGATTAATCCCTGGGCAAGAAGTTCCGGATGGGACGGATTGAATACAGCCTGCGTACATGGCATCGAAGCCCTTAACCTCAATGTTGCGGGATTGGCTTTTACCAAAAAAACGGAACTTGTTTTTTCTCATACTAACTGGCTGGGTGGAACAGGTATCTCCTTTAATACGCTGGGATTTTCACAAAGTCTTGGTAAAAGCGGAGGGGTGCTTGGATTAAGCATCATGTCAATTGATTTTGGTGAGATTCCCATCACTACTACCAGTTCACCGGAAGGAGGTCTTGGCGATTTCAGTCCACAGTTTTTTAATGGAGCACTTGCTTATTCGAAAGTCTTTTCCAATAGTATCTATGGAGGTTTCGCTTTGCGTGTTATATCCGAATCGCTGGCGGACGTAGGGGCAATCGGTGTGGCTTTTGATGCAGGAATTCAATATGTGACCGGCCCGCAATCTGACCCCACTAAAGTAAAATTCGGCATTGCTTTACGTAACGTTGGTGCACCGATGAAATTCGGAGGAGACGGACTTACCTTCAGAGGTGAATCTCCGGGAGGAAATTATTCGATGACCCTGGAACAGCGGTCGAAGGGGTATGAACTGCCATCTTTGTTGAACATCGGGGGCTCTTACGATTTTAAATTCGGTGCTACCGGTAAGCCTAATCATCGTCTGACCGTAGCTGCCAACTTCACTTCCCATTCATTTACACAAGATCAGTTTGGTGGTGGCCTGGAATATGCTTTCAAGGAAATGATCATGATCCGTGGCGGTTATAACTATCAGGGTGGTCTTTCTGATCCTGATAAGCGGGTTACCGCACTGACTGGTTTTTCAGGCGGCCTTACCTTTGAAATGCCAGTGAGCAGTAATGGCGCCGCGATTGGTATTGATTATTCCTACAGAACAAGTAATCCGTTCGATGGCACACACGCTATCGGTATAAGGATGAATTTGTAA
- the greA gene encoding transcription elongation factor GreA: MAETTYLTAEGLEKLKKELVHMRTKGRAEIARQIQEAREKGDLSENAEYDAAKDAQGMLEMKISKLEEALSNARIMDTSKLDTSKVMVLSKVKVKNLQTKQTCSYMLVSEKEADFKTGKISVSSPIGKGFLGRCVGDVAEIDVPSGKLKFEIMEISL, translated from the coding sequence ATGGCTGAAACAACCTATTTAACGGCAGAAGGATTGGAGAAGTTAAAAAAGGAACTGGTTCACATGCGAACCAAGGGGCGCGCCGAAATCGCACGGCAGATACAGGAAGCAAGAGAGAAAGGCGATCTTTCGGAAAACGCGGAATATGATGCAGCTAAAGATGCGCAAGGTATGCTGGAGATGAAGATCTCCAAACTGGAAGAGGCATTATCCAATGCCAGGATTATGGATACATCGAAACTTGATACCTCCAAAGTCATGGTGCTATCCAAGGTGAAGGTGAAAAATCTTCAGACGAAACAAACCTGCTCCTATATGCTGGTTTCAGAGAAGGAAGCAGACTTTAAAACCGGAAAAATTTCTGTTTCGTCACCGATCGGCAAAGGATTCCTCGGAAGATGCGTGGGAGACGTGGCAGAAATAGATGTGCCTTCAGGGAAACTGAAATTCGAAATTATGGAGATCTCACTTTAA